The sequence CTATCTTGTACTTCAGCAAGCTCTCGGGATACTAGTTCATTTATACTTAATGCCTCACCAGCATTAAGATTCTTAACCTTTCCTGCATTTTCTTTTAATTTTTTATACTCTTCATATTCATTAGCACTTATACTAACAGTATCATTATTTAAATTACTATTAACTACTTCTGCACTAATATTTTTATCTTCTTCTTCCATATTAACCTCCAACACTTAAAAATAAACGATTCCTCAGTTCATTCTTATCATCTATACTTAAATCTTGATTTGCCATCATTGATGCATATCTCTCATATACTTCAAGCAGCTTAATATCACGTTCAATCTTCTCTGGCTCACTTAACATAACAAGTGAACCAAAATGCATCTTAATGCCAAAATATTTTACAAGTTTACTATTAATAGATACTTCAATAGATTCTTGTACACTTTTTAAAAAGTCATAATAATTAGATCTGTCTCCCTTACCATCACTCCCAAGTCCCTTAGTCTGCTCGTTAAAACTCCTAGTTAAGGGTTCTTT comes from Borrelia hispanica CRI and encodes:
- a CDS encoding DUF1357 family protein, with product MEEEDKNISAEVVNSNLNNDTVSISANEYEEYKKLKENAGKVKNLNAGEALSINELVSRELAEVQD